One window of the Streptomyces sp. ITFR-21 genome contains the following:
- a CDS encoding vitamin K epoxide reductase family protein: MTTSALDETRAEGESEQRPADGIAAGRPFTWLLLICGVLGSIASFVITDDKFKLLEDPGYVPGCSLNPIISCGNIMKSEQAHAFGFPNPMIGLIAYPVMICVAVGVLAGARYRPWFWLGLQAGTLFGVGFCTWLQYQSLYSIGSLCLWCSLAWVVTIASFWYTAVHNVKHRIIKVPEGARSLVLEFHWVVPVLWYGTIATLILTRWWAYWQTLV; the protein is encoded by the coding sequence ATGACGACTTCCGCTCTTGACGAGACGCGCGCAGAAGGCGAGAGCGAGCAGCGCCCCGCCGACGGCATCGCGGCGGGCCGCCCCTTCACCTGGCTGCTGCTGATCTGCGGCGTCCTCGGCAGCATCGCCTCGTTCGTGATCACGGACGACAAGTTCAAGCTGCTGGAGGACCCCGGCTACGTCCCCGGGTGCAGCCTGAACCCGATCATCTCCTGCGGCAACATCATGAAGAGCGAGCAGGCCCACGCCTTCGGCTTCCCGAACCCGATGATCGGCCTGATCGCGTACCCGGTCATGATCTGCGTGGCCGTGGGCGTCCTGGCCGGTGCCCGCTACCGGCCCTGGTTCTGGCTCGGCCTGCAGGCGGGCACCCTGTTCGGCGTCGGATTCTGCACCTGGCTCCAGTACCAGTCGCTGTACAGCATCGGCTCGCTCTGCCTGTGGTGCAGCCTCGCCTGGGTCGTCACCATCGCCTCGTTCTGGTACACCGCCGTGCACAACGTCAAGCACCGCATCATCAAGGTGCCCGAGGGCGCCCGGTCCCTGGTGCTGGAGTTCCACTGGGTGGTGCCGGTGCTGTGGTACGGCACCATCGCCACGCTGATCCTGACCCGCTGGTGGGCGTACTGGCAGACGCTGGTCTGA
- the hisS gene encoding histidine--tRNA ligase, which produces MSTFQAPKGTYDLLPPDSATYLAVREAIAAPLRRAGYGYAETPGFENVELFSRGVGESTDIVTKEMFTLTTKGGSRLALRPEGTASVLRAALEANLHKAGNLPVKLWYSGSYYRYERPQAGRYRHFSQVGAEAIGAEDPVLDTELIVLAVDAYRSLGLRNFRLLLNSLGDRECRPVYRAALQDFLRALDLDEETRRRIEINPLRVLDDKRESVRRQLAGAPVISDHLCEACKAYHEQVRELLTEAGVGYEDDPRLVRGLDYYTRTTFEFVHDGLGSQSAVGGGGRYDGLSEMIGGPSLPSVGWALGVDRTVLALRAEGVELPLPAATDVYAVPLGEDARRALFTAVTALRRAGVAADFAFGGKGVKNAMKSADRSGARFALVAGERDLAEGVVQLKDLATGEQGPVALDEIVTTVKERLA; this is translated from the coding sequence GTGAGCACCTTCCAGGCCCCCAAGGGCACCTACGACCTGCTGCCTCCCGACTCCGCGACCTACCTCGCGGTGCGCGAGGCCATCGCCGCACCCCTGCGCCGGGCGGGCTACGGCTACGCCGAGACCCCCGGCTTCGAGAACGTCGAGCTGTTCTCCCGCGGTGTCGGGGAGTCCACCGACATCGTGACCAAGGAGATGTTCACCCTCACCACCAAGGGCGGCAGCCGGCTCGCGCTGCGCCCGGAGGGCACCGCCTCCGTCCTGCGCGCGGCCCTGGAGGCCAACCTGCACAAGGCCGGCAACCTGCCGGTCAAGCTCTGGTACTCGGGCTCGTACTACCGCTACGAGCGGCCGCAGGCCGGCCGCTACCGGCACTTCTCACAGGTCGGCGCCGAGGCGATCGGCGCCGAGGACCCGGTGCTCGACACCGAGCTGATCGTCCTGGCGGTGGACGCGTACCGCTCGCTGGGTCTGCGGAACTTCCGGCTGCTGCTGAACTCGCTCGGCGACCGGGAGTGCCGCCCGGTCTACCGGGCCGCCCTCCAGGACTTCCTGCGGGCGCTGGACCTGGACGAGGAGACCCGCAGGCGGATCGAGATCAACCCGCTGCGGGTACTGGACGACAAGCGCGAGTCCGTCCGGCGTCAACTGGCCGGCGCCCCGGTCATCAGTGATCACCTGTGCGAGGCGTGCAAGGCGTACCACGAGCAGGTGCGCGAGCTGCTGACGGAGGCCGGGGTGGGCTACGAGGACGACCCGCGGCTGGTCCGCGGCCTGGACTACTACACCCGCACCACCTTCGAGTTCGTGCACGACGGGCTCGGCTCGCAGTCCGCGGTGGGCGGCGGCGGCCGCTACGACGGCCTGTCCGAGATGATCGGCGGCCCCTCGCTGCCGTCGGTCGGCTGGGCGCTGGGCGTGGACCGCACCGTGCTCGCGCTCCGGGCCGAGGGCGTCGAGCTGCCGCTGCCAGCGGCCACCGACGTCTACGCGGTGCCGCTCGGCGAGGACGCCAGGCGGGCGCTGTTCACCGCGGTCACCGCGCTGCGCAGGGCCGGGGTCGCGGCGGACTTCGCCTTCGGCGGCAAGGGCGTGAAGAACGCCATGAAGTCCGCCGACCGCTCCGGCGCCCGGTTCGCGCTGGTCGCCGGGGAGCGGGACCTGGCCGAGGGCGTGGTGCAGCTGAAGGACCTGGCGACCGGGGAGCAGGGGCCGGTCGCGCTGGACGAGATCGTCACCACCGTCAAGGAGCGGCTGGCCTGA
- a CDS encoding MBL fold metallo-hydrolase yields the protein MLIAGFPAGAWGTNCYVVAPAAGEECVIIDPGHLATRGVEDTLAKHRLKPVAVILSHGHIDHVASVVPVCGAHGVPAWIHPEDRYMLSDPERALGQSVGARLMGELTVGEPDDLRELADGSALRLAGMEFFVAHAPGHTRGSVTYRLPETTDIPSVLFSGDLLFAGSVGRTDLPGGSTAELYESLARVCLPLDDSTVVLSGHGPQTTIGRERAANPYLGTAARGPGAGDPAPRRGM from the coding sequence GTGCTTATTGCCGGGTTCCCCGCCGGGGCCTGGGGCACCAACTGCTACGTGGTCGCCCCCGCCGCCGGTGAGGAGTGCGTGATCATCGACCCGGGCCACCTCGCCACCCGGGGCGTCGAGGACACGCTCGCCAAACACCGGCTCAAGCCCGTCGCCGTCATCCTCAGCCACGGCCACATCGACCACGTCGCCTCCGTCGTGCCGGTCTGCGGCGCCCACGGCGTCCCGGCCTGGATCCACCCCGAGGACCGCTACATGCTCAGCGACCCGGAGCGGGCGCTCGGCCAGAGCGTCGGAGCGCGACTGATGGGCGAGCTGACCGTCGGCGAGCCCGACGACCTGCGGGAACTGGCCGACGGCAGCGCGCTGCGGCTGGCCGGGATGGAGTTCTTTGTCGCGCACGCCCCCGGCCATACCAGGGGGTCGGTGACGTACAGGCTGCCCGAGACCACCGACATCCCGTCGGTGCTGTTCTCCGGCGACCTGCTCTTCGCCGGCTCCGTCGGACGCACCGACCTGCCCGGCGGCTCCACGGCCGAGCTGTACGAGTCGCTGGCCCGGGTGTGCCTGCCGCTCGACGACTCCACCGTGGTGCTGTCCGGCCACGGCCCCCAGACGACCATCGGCCGCGAGCGCGCCGCCAACCCCTACCTGGGCACGGCGGCCCGCGGCCCCGGCGCCGGCGACCCGGCTCCGCGACGAGGAATGTGA
- a CDS encoding peptidylprolyl isomerase, with product MVTKDQRRRQLAREKFERQQQRRVELRHKSRTRNAVIAVVAVVIIAGVGGAWLGGAFDGDGKKTDAAKAPAPSASATSAAPAADPCAKPAAGSPGTQQWKKEPALTIDKAAKYTFTLQTTCGSIPIALDAAKAPETVSSFKFLADKGFFDHTKCHRLTTSGIYVLQCGDPTASGSGGPGYTIGDENLTAFGKAAGGSVTYPAGTVAMANTGQAHTGGSQFFLVYKDSPLAPSYTPFGTISPDGLKVLAKIAAAGEDSGQGDGHPNATVVINKATVTAS from the coding sequence GTGGTCACCAAGGACCAGCGGCGGCGGCAGCTCGCCCGGGAGAAGTTCGAGCGGCAGCAGCAGCGCAGGGTGGAGCTGCGGCACAAGTCACGGACGCGCAACGCGGTGATCGCCGTGGTGGCCGTGGTGATCATCGCCGGCGTCGGCGGCGCCTGGCTGGGCGGCGCGTTCGACGGCGACGGCAAGAAGACGGACGCGGCGAAGGCGCCGGCCCCGTCGGCATCGGCGACCAGTGCCGCGCCCGCCGCCGACCCGTGCGCGAAGCCCGCGGCGGGCTCGCCGGGGACGCAGCAGTGGAAGAAGGAGCCGGCGCTGACGATCGACAAGGCCGCCAAGTACACCTTCACCCTGCAGACGACGTGCGGCAGCATCCCGATCGCGCTGGACGCGGCGAAGGCCCCCGAGACCGTCAGCTCCTTCAAGTTCCTGGCCGACAAGGGCTTCTTCGACCACACCAAGTGCCACCGGCTGACCACCTCGGGCATCTACGTGCTCCAGTGCGGCGACCCGACGGCGTCCGGCAGCGGCGGCCCCGGCTACACCATCGGCGACGAGAACCTGACGGCGTTCGGCAAGGCCGCCGGCGGCAGCGTCACCTACCCCGCGGGCACCGTGGCCATGGCCAACACCGGCCAGGCGCACACCGGAGGCAGCCAGTTCTTCCTGGTGTACAAGGACAGCCCGCTGGCGCCCAGCTACACCCCGTTCGGCACCATCAGCCCCGACGGCCTGAAGGTGCTCGCCAAGATCGCCGCCGCCGGTGAGGACTCCGGGCAGGGCGACGGGCACCCGAACGCGACCGTGGTGATCAACAAGGCGACCGTCACCGCGTCCTGA
- a CDS encoding DUF349 domain-containing protein: MSSDPWGRVDETGTVYVRTADGEKEVGSWQAGSPQEALAYFERKYEGLVVEIGLLERRVRTTDLAPKDALAAIEHLRSQVTEAHAVGDLEALGRRLDTLVALVDSRREERKAAKAKQNEEAKSAKEQLVAEAEQLADSEQWRTAGERLRALVDTWKGLPRLDRRADDELWHRFSHARSVFSKRRKAHFASLDAQREEARRTKEKLVTEALSLSDSKDWGPTAARYRELMADWKAAGRAQREVEDDLWNRFRGAQDVFFAARSEVFAERDSSERDNLALKEELVTEAEKLLPVTDLKSARAAFRSLNERWEAIGHVPRDARPRIEARMHTVERALAESEEAEWRRTNPEVRARAAGLTGQLQAAVDKLRGQIEAARSAGNTAKADKLQAELDGRQALLDSALKGLQEFGG, translated from the coding sequence GTGAGCAGCGACCCGTGGGGCCGCGTCGATGAGACGGGGACCGTGTACGTGCGTACGGCCGATGGGGAGAAGGAGGTCGGTTCGTGGCAGGCGGGCTCCCCCCAGGAGGCCCTCGCCTACTTCGAGCGCAAGTACGAGGGGCTCGTCGTCGAGATCGGCCTCCTGGAACGGCGGGTGCGGACCACCGACCTCGCACCCAAGGACGCGCTGGCCGCGATCGAACACCTGCGGTCCCAGGTGACCGAGGCGCACGCGGTTGGCGACCTGGAGGCGCTGGGCAGGCGTCTGGACACCCTGGTCGCCCTGGTGGACTCCCGGCGTGAGGAGCGCAAGGCCGCCAAGGCGAAGCAGAACGAGGAGGCCAAGAGCGCCAAGGAGCAACTGGTCGCCGAGGCCGAGCAGTTGGCCGACAGCGAGCAGTGGCGCACCGCGGGCGAGCGGCTGCGGGCCCTGGTCGACACCTGGAAGGGCCTGCCGCGGCTGGACCGCAGGGCGGACGACGAGCTGTGGCACCGGTTCAGCCACGCCCGCTCGGTGTTCTCCAAGCGGCGAAAGGCGCACTTCGCGTCCCTGGACGCGCAGCGCGAGGAGGCCCGGCGGACCAAGGAGAAGCTGGTCACCGAGGCGCTGTCGCTGTCGGACTCCAAGGACTGGGGGCCCACCGCGGCCCGCTACCGGGAGCTGATGGCGGACTGGAAGGCGGCCGGGCGCGCCCAGCGCGAGGTCGAGGACGACCTGTGGAACCGCTTCCGCGGCGCCCAGGACGTCTTCTTCGCCGCCCGCTCCGAGGTGTTCGCCGAGCGCGACAGCAGCGAGCGGGACAATCTGGCGCTCAAGGAGGAGCTGGTCACCGAGGCGGAGAAGCTGCTGCCGGTGACCGACCTGAAGAGCGCCAGGGCCGCGTTCCGCTCCCTCAACGAGCGCTGGGAGGCCATCGGCCATGTGCCGCGCGACGCCCGGCCGCGGATCGAGGCCCGGATGCACACCGTGGAGCGGGCGCTCGCGGAGTCCGAGGAAGCCGAGTGGCGGCGCACCAACCCGGAGGTGCGGGCGCGGGCCGCGGGCCTGACCGGCCAGCTCCAGGCGGCCGTGGACAAACTGCGGGGCCAGATCGAGGCGGCCCGCTCGGCGGGCAACACCGCGAAGGCCGACAAGCTCCAGGCCGAGTTGGACGGGCGGCAGGCGCTGCTGGACTCCGCGCTCAAGGGCTTGCAGGAGTTCGGCGGCTGA
- a CDS encoding RelA/SpoT family protein gives MPDQAQPLDAAGGTEPARGRSDAPAQSAGSKDAAAEPAALPQPPPGGPAAVRPVRTPGSVAPTRPGASSSRVRARLARLGVQRSSPYNPVLEPLLRVVRGNDPKGDSAQLRQIESAYQVAERWHRGQKRKSGDPYITHPLAVTTILAELGMDSATLMAGLLHDTVEDTEYGLDTLRRDFGDQVALLVDGVTKLDKVKFGEAAQAETVRKMVVAMAKDPRVLVIKLADRLHNMRTMRYLKRDKQEKKARETLEIYAPLAHRLGMNTIKWELEDLAFAILYPKMYDEIVRLVAERAPKRDEYLAVVTDQVQQDLRAARIKATVTGRPKHYYSVYQKMIVRGRDFAEIYDLVGIRVLVDTVRDCYAALGTIHARWNPVPGRFKDYIAMPKFNMYQSLHTTVIGPSGKPVELQIRTFDMHRRAEYGIAAHWKYKQEAVAGTSKVRTDSPRSDKKDDAVNDMAWLRQLLDWQKETEDPGEFLESLRFDLSQSEVFVFTPKGDVIALPAGATPVDFAYAVHTEVGHRTIGARVNGRLVPLESTLDNGDTVEVFTSKAAGAGPSHDWLSFVKSPRARNKIRAWFSKERREEAVEHGKDAIARAMRKQNLPIQRVLTGDSLVTLAHEMRYPDISALYAAIGEGHITAQSVVQKLVDALGGEEGATEDIAEITTPTQGRTKRRANADPGVIVKGVSDVWVKLSRCCTPVPGDPIIGFVTRGNGVSVHRADCVNVEALSQQPERIIDVEWAPTQSSVFLVAIQVEALDRARLLSDVTRVLSDQHVNILSAAVQTSRDRVATSRFTFEMGDPKHLGHVLKAVRGVEGVYDVYRVTSGRQR, from the coding sequence TTGCCAGACCAGGCCCAGCCACTCGACGCCGCAGGCGGGACCGAACCGGCGCGCGGCCGGTCGGACGCCCCCGCCCAGAGCGCGGGGAGCAAGGACGCCGCGGCCGAGCCGGCGGCCCTCCCGCAGCCGCCGCCCGGCGGCCCGGCGGCCGTCCGGCCGGTCCGTACGCCCGGCAGCGTGGCGCCCACCCGCCCCGGCGCCTCCTCCAGCCGGGTCCGCGCCCGGCTGGCGCGGCTCGGCGTGCAGCGGTCCAGCCCGTACAACCCGGTACTGGAGCCGCTGCTGCGGGTCGTGCGGGGCAACGACCCCAAGGGCGACAGCGCCCAGCTGCGGCAGATCGAGTCGGCGTACCAGGTGGCCGAGCGCTGGCACCGTGGCCAGAAGCGCAAGAGCGGCGACCCGTACATCACCCACCCGCTGGCCGTCACCACCATCCTGGCCGAGCTGGGCATGGACTCGGCCACGCTGATGGCCGGACTGCTGCACGACACCGTCGAGGACACCGAGTACGGCCTGGACACCCTGCGCCGCGACTTCGGCGACCAGGTGGCGCTGCTGGTGGACGGCGTGACCAAGCTGGACAAGGTCAAGTTCGGCGAGGCCGCGCAGGCCGAGACGGTCCGCAAGATGGTCGTCGCCATGGCCAAGGACCCGCGGGTGCTGGTCATCAAGCTCGCCGACCGGCTGCACAACATGCGGACCATGCGCTACCTCAAGCGCGACAAGCAGGAGAAGAAGGCCCGCGAGACGCTGGAGATCTACGCCCCGCTGGCCCACCGGCTGGGCATGAACACCATCAAGTGGGAACTGGAGGACCTCGCCTTCGCGATCCTCTACCCGAAGATGTACGACGAGATCGTCCGGCTGGTCGCCGAGCGCGCCCCCAAGCGGGACGAGTACCTCGCGGTCGTCACCGACCAGGTGCAGCAGGACCTGCGGGCGGCCAGGATCAAGGCCACCGTCACCGGCCGCCCCAAGCACTACTACAGCGTCTACCAGAAGATGATCGTCCGCGGCCGGGACTTCGCGGAGATCTACGACCTGGTCGGCATCCGGGTGCTGGTCGACACCGTCCGGGACTGCTACGCCGCGCTGGGCACCATCCACGCGCGGTGGAACCCGGTCCCCGGCCGGTTCAAGGACTACATCGCCATGCCCAAGTTCAACATGTACCAGTCGCTGCACACCACGGTGATCGGTCCCAGCGGCAAGCCGGTCGAGCTGCAGATCCGTACCTTCGACATGCACCGCAGGGCCGAGTACGGCATCGCCGCGCACTGGAAGTACAAGCAGGAGGCGGTGGCCGGCACCTCCAAGGTGCGCACCGACAGCCCGCGCTCGGACAAGAAGGACGACGCGGTCAACGACATGGCGTGGCTGCGCCAGCTGCTGGACTGGCAGAAGGAGACCGAGGACCCCGGCGAGTTCCTGGAGTCGCTGCGCTTCGACCTCTCGCAGAGCGAGGTCTTCGTCTTCACGCCCAAGGGCGACGTGATAGCGCTGCCGGCCGGTGCCACCCCGGTGGACTTCGCCTACGCGGTGCACACCGAGGTCGGCCACCGCACCATAGGCGCCCGGGTGAACGGCCGCCTGGTCCCGCTGGAGTCCACCCTCGACAACGGCGACACCGTGGAGGTCTTCACCTCCAAGGCGGCCGGCGCCGGGCCCTCCCACGACTGGCTGAGCTTCGTCAAGTCGCCGCGGGCCCGCAACAAGATCCGCGCCTGGTTCTCCAAGGAGCGCCGCGAGGAGGCCGTCGAGCACGGCAAGGACGCCATCGCCCGCGCGATGCGCAAGCAGAACCTGCCGATCCAGCGGGTGCTGACCGGCGACTCCCTGGTCACCCTCGCGCACGAGATGCGCTACCCCGACATCTCCGCGCTCTACGCGGCGATCGGCGAGGGGCACATCACCGCGCAGTCGGTGGTGCAGAAGCTGGTGGACGCGCTCGGCGGCGAGGAGGGCGCGACCGAGGACATCGCGGAGATCACCACCCCCACGCAGGGCCGCACCAAACGGCGGGCCAACGCCGACCCCGGGGTCATCGTCAAGGGCGTCAGCGACGTGTGGGTGAAGCTGTCGCGCTGCTGTACGCCGGTACCGGGCGATCCGATCATCGGCTTCGTCACCCGCGGCAACGGCGTATCGGTGCACCGTGCGGACTGCGTGAACGTGGAGGCGCTGTCGCAGCAGCCCGAGCGGATCATCGACGTCGAGTGGGCGCCCACCCAGTCCTCGGTCTTCCTGGTCGCCATCCAGGTCGAGGCGCTGGACCGGGCCCGGCTGCTCTCGGACGTCACCCGGGTACTGTCCGACCAGCACGTCAACATCCTGTCCGCGGCCGTCCAGACCTCCCGCGACCGGGTCGCCACCTCCCGCTTCACCTTCGAGATGGGCGATCCCAAGCACCTCGGGCATGTCCTGAAGGCCGTCCGCGGCGTGGAGGGCGTCTACGACGTCTACCGGGTCACCTCGGGCCGCCAGCGCTGA